The Streptomyces sp. Mut1 genome window below encodes:
- a CDS encoding pseudouridine synthase: protein MRGRAKPPPSPLPQRDGVDPVRVRLPEDPDGRWATVRDHLLDRFAGAIGADRVDALLDGGRIVSTAGPVSGDEPYAAGRHLWFHRDFAPEEPVPFPVAVVYRDEHLVVADKPHFLATTPRGRHITETAVARLRRGLDLPLLQPAHRLDRLTAGLVLCVVRPGERGAYQTLFRDRLVRKEYEAVAPYDPGLVLPRTVRSRVVKERGVIAAREEAGEPNSESRIELLAHRAGLGRYRLLPATGRTHQLRVHMNGLGVPLVHDPVYPVLRPDAAPGDFSRPLQLLARVLEFTDPVTGEPHRFESGLRLSAWPEG, encoded by the coding sequence GTGAGGGGCCGGGCGAAGCCGCCGCCTTCGCCGCTCCCCCAGCGCGACGGCGTCGACCCGGTCCGGGTGCGGCTCCCCGAAGACCCGGACGGGCGGTGGGCGACGGTCCGCGACCATCTGCTGGACCGGTTCGCCGGGGCGATCGGCGCGGACCGGGTGGATGCGCTGCTCGACGGGGGCCGGATCGTGTCGACGGCGGGCCCGGTGTCCGGCGACGAGCCGTACGCGGCGGGCCGCCACCTGTGGTTCCACCGGGACTTCGCACCCGAGGAGCCGGTGCCGTTCCCGGTCGCGGTGGTGTACCGCGACGAGCACCTGGTCGTCGCGGACAAGCCGCACTTCCTGGCGACGACCCCGCGCGGCCGGCACATCACCGAGACGGCCGTGGCCCGGCTCCGCCGCGGGCTGGACCTGCCGCTGCTCCAGCCCGCGCACCGGCTGGACCGGCTGACCGCCGGGCTGGTGCTGTGCGTGGTGCGGCCCGGGGAGCGGGGCGCGTACCAGACGCTGTTCCGGGACCGGCTGGTGCGCAAGGAGTACGAGGCGGTGGCCCCGTACGATCCCGGTCTCGTCCTGCCGCGCACCGTGCGCAGCCGCGTCGTGAAGGAGCGCGGGGTGATCGCCGCCCGCGAGGAGGCGGGCGAGCCGAACAGCGAGAGCCGGATCGAGCTGCTGGCGCACCGGGCGGGTCTCGGCCGCTACCGGCTGCTGCCCGCCACCGGGCGCACGCACCAGCTGCGGGTCCATATGAACGGCCTGGGCGTGCCGCTCGTCCATGACCCGGTCTACCCCGTGCTGCGGCCGGACGCCGCGCCGGGCGACTTCTCGCGCCCGCTGCAACTCCTGGCCCGGGTACTGGAGTTCACCGATCCGGTCACGGGAGAGCCGCACCGCTTCGAGAGCGGGCTGCGGCTCTCCGCGTGGCCGGAGGGCTGA
- a CDS encoding MBL fold metallo-hydrolase, translating to MAARIDHLVTSGTFALDGGEWDVDNNVWIVGDDTEAVVIDAAHDAAAIEDALGGRRLRAIICTHAHNDHIDAAPALADATGAPILLHPDDLPLWKRTHPDRAPDGELADGQEITVAGTTLTVLHTPGHAPGAVCLYAPGLATVFTGDTLFQGGPGATGRSFSSFPVIVDSIRDRLLTLDPETAVRTGHGDSTTIGAEAPHLEEWIARGH from the coding sequence ATGGCCGCCCGCATCGACCACCTCGTCACCTCCGGCACCTTCGCCCTCGACGGCGGCGAGTGGGACGTCGACAACAACGTCTGGATCGTCGGCGACGACACCGAGGCCGTCGTCATCGACGCCGCCCACGACGCCGCCGCCATCGAGGACGCGCTCGGCGGGCGCAGGCTGCGCGCCATCATCTGCACCCACGCGCACAACGACCACATCGACGCCGCCCCCGCGCTCGCCGACGCCACCGGAGCGCCGATCCTGCTGCACCCCGACGACCTGCCGCTGTGGAAGCGGACCCACCCCGACCGGGCGCCCGACGGCGAACTGGCCGACGGCCAGGAGATCACCGTCGCGGGCACCACGCTCACCGTCCTGCACACCCCGGGACACGCCCCCGGCGCGGTCTGCCTGTACGCCCCGGGGCTGGCCACCGTCTTCACCGGTGACACGCTCTTCCAGGGCGGGCCCGGCGCCACCGGCCGGTCCTTCTCGTCCTTCCCGGTGATCGTCGACTCGATCAGGGACCGGCTGCTCACCCTGGACCCGGAGACCGCCGTCCGCACCGGACACGGCGACTCCACCACCATCGGCGCCGAGGCCCCGCACCTGGAGGAGTGGATCGCCCGCGGCCACTGA
- a CDS encoding S-(hydroxymethyl)mycothiol dehydrogenase, which translates to MPQHVQGVIAPGKNEPVRVETIVIPDPGPGEAVVRIQACGVCHTDLHYKQGGINDEFPFLLGHEAAGVVESVGDGVTDVAPGDFVILNWRAVCGQCRACLRGRPWYCFDTHNAKQRMTLLDGTELSPALGIGAFAEKTLVAAGQCTKVDPEVSPAVAGLLGCGVMAGIGAAINTGQVGRGDSVAVIGCGGVGDAAVAGARLAGAAKIIAVDIDDRKLETAKSMGATHTVNSRSTDPVEAIRELTGGNGADVVIEAVGRPETYKQAFYARDLAGTVVLVGVPTPEMRLELPLLDVFGRGGSLKSSWYGDCLPSRDFPMLIDLHQQGRLDLAAFVTETIGLGDIEQAFGRMHDGDVLRSVVVL; encoded by the coding sequence ATGCCGCAGCACGTACAAGGGGTCATCGCACCGGGAAAGAACGAACCGGTACGCGTCGAGACGATCGTCATTCCGGACCCCGGCCCCGGTGAGGCCGTGGTCAGGATCCAGGCGTGCGGCGTCTGCCACACCGACCTGCACTACAAGCAGGGCGGCATCAACGACGAGTTCCCCTTCCTCCTCGGCCACGAGGCCGCGGGCGTCGTGGAGTCCGTCGGCGACGGGGTCACCGACGTGGCGCCCGGCGACTTCGTGATCCTCAACTGGCGTGCCGTGTGCGGCCAGTGCCGGGCCTGTCTGCGCGGGCGCCCCTGGTACTGCTTCGACACGCACAACGCGAAGCAGAGGATGACCCTCCTCGACGGGACCGAACTCTCCCCGGCCCTCGGCATCGGCGCCTTCGCCGAGAAGACCCTTGTCGCCGCCGGCCAGTGCACCAAGGTCGACCCCGAGGTCTCCCCGGCCGTCGCCGGACTCCTCGGCTGCGGCGTCATGGCGGGCATCGGCGCCGCCATCAACACCGGCCAGGTCGGCCGCGGCGACTCGGTCGCCGTCATCGGCTGCGGCGGCGTCGGCGACGCGGCGGTCGCGGGCGCCCGGCTGGCCGGCGCGGCGAAGATTATCGCCGTGGACATCGACGACCGCAAGCTGGAGACGGCGAAGTCGATGGGCGCCACCCACACCGTCAACTCCCGCTCCACCGACCCGGTCGAGGCCATCCGCGAGCTGACCGGCGGCAACGGCGCCGATGTCGTCATCGAGGCCGTCGGCCGCCCGGAGACGTACAAGCAGGCCTTCTACGCCCGCGACCTCGCCGGCACCGTCGTCCTGGTCGGCGTCCCCACCCCCGAGATGCGGCTCGAACTCCCGCTGCTCGACGTCTTCGGCCGCGGCGGCTCGCTCAAGTCCTCCTGGTACGGCGACTGCCTGCCCTCCCGCGACTTCCCGATGCTGATCGACCTCCACCAGCAGGGCCGCCTCGACCTCGCCGCGTTCGTCACGGAGACCATCGGCCTCGGCGACATCGAGCAGGCCTTCGGCCGGATGCACGACGGCGACGTCCTGCGCTCGGTGGTGGTCCTCTGA
- a CDS encoding FadR/GntR family transcriptional regulator, with translation MTTPAPGLHTHVLDTLGKEIAAGEHRPGQVLRTDELARRFDVSRTVVREVIRVLESMHLVESRRRVGVTVRPAEAWNVYDPQVIRWRLAGADRPRQLRSLTVLRSAIEPVAASLAARNATPEQCAELTERALGMVATSRGGQLEGYLAHDIAFHRIVLNASGNEMFARLGDVVAEVLAGRTHHQVMFEDPDPAAVTLHVRLAEAVRGGDAAGAERLTKEIAVGALHELDVLAP, from the coding sequence ATGACCACACCTGCCCCGGGGCTCCATACGCATGTGCTGGACACCCTGGGCAAGGAGATCGCCGCGGGTGAGCACCGGCCGGGCCAGGTTCTGCGTACGGACGAACTCGCGCGGCGCTTCGACGTCTCGCGCACCGTCGTCCGGGAAGTGATCCGGGTCCTGGAATCCATGCACCTGGTCGAGTCCCGCCGCCGGGTCGGCGTGACCGTACGGCCGGCCGAGGCGTGGAACGTGTACGACCCCCAGGTCATCCGCTGGCGGCTGGCCGGCGCCGACCGCCCCCGCCAGCTGCGCTCCCTGACCGTCCTGCGCTCGGCGATCGAACCGGTCGCCGCCTCGCTCGCCGCCCGCAACGCCACCCCCGAGCAGTGCGCCGAGCTGACCGAACGCGCCCTCGGCATGGTCGCCACCTCACGCGGCGGGCAGCTGGAGGGCTACCTCGCCCACGACATCGCCTTCCACCGCATCGTCCTCAACGCCTCCGGCAACGAGATGTTCGCGCGCCTGGGCGACGTGGTCGCCGAGGTCCTGGCCGGCCGCACCCATCACCAGGTGATGTTCGAGGACCCCGACCCGGCCGCCGTCACCCTGCACGTCCGGCTCGCCGAAGCCGTGCGCGGGGGCGACGCGGCCGGGGCGGAGCGGCTCACGAAGGAGATCGCGGTCGGCGCCCTGCACGAGCTGGACGTTCTCGCGCCCTGA
- a CDS encoding gluconokinase, which produces MSTPHVVVVMGVAGTGKTTIGPLLAAALGVPYAEGDDFHPPANIAKMSAGTPLDDTDRWPWLDAIGQWAHGRAGLGGVVSSSALKRAYRDRLRAGAPGAVFLHLTGDRSLIEERMAGRKGHFMPTALLDSQFATLQPLEDDEAGVAVDVCGTPEEITQRAVAALRRLKN; this is translated from the coding sequence ATGAGCACCCCCCACGTCGTCGTGGTGATGGGCGTCGCAGGGACCGGCAAGACCACGATCGGTCCCCTGCTCGCCGCCGCACTGGGAGTTCCGTACGCCGAGGGCGACGACTTCCATCCCCCCGCGAACATCGCCAAGATGTCGGCCGGCACCCCGCTGGACGACACGGACCGGTGGCCGTGGCTGGACGCGATCGGGCAGTGGGCGCACGGCCGGGCGGGGCTCGGCGGGGTCGTCAGCAGCTCGGCCCTCAAGCGCGCCTACCGCGACCGGCTGCGCGCCGGGGCCCCGGGTGCCGTCTTCCTGCATCTGACCGGCGACCGGTCCCTGATCGAGGAGCGGATGGCGGGCCGCAAGGGCCACTTCATGCCGACCGCCCTCCTCGACTCGCAGTTCGCCACCCTCCAGCCCCTGGAGGACGACGAGGCAGGCGTCGCCGTGGACGTCTGCGGCACCCCCGAAGAAATCACCCAGCGAGCCGTCGCCGCGCTGCGCCGGCTCAAGAACTGA
- a CDS encoding GntP family permease, whose translation MTSLSVETLAADAVEPITSAGNAQLGIAVLAGIAVIVLLITKLKMHAFLALTIGSLALGSFAGAAPAKTIASFTAGLGSTVAGVGVLIALGAILGKLLADSGGADQIVDTILARTGKRAMPWAMVLIASIIGLPLFFEVGIVLLIPVVLLVAKRGNYSLMRIGIPALAGLSVMHGLIPPHPGPLVAIDALDANLGVTLALGVVVAIPTVILAGPVFSRYAARWVDIQAPEKMIPQRPSEDLDRRPGFGATLATILLPVVLMLIKALVDIVVDDPEQGLQKVTDVIGSPLIALLAAVLVGMFTLGRAAGFTRARLSTTVEKSLAPIAGVLLIVGAGGGFKQTLIDAGVGEMILDFSENWSIPALLLGWLIAVAIRLATGSATVATISAAGLVAPLAADMSTSHAALLVLAVGAGSLFFSHVNDAGFWLVKEYFGMDVGQTVKTWSVMETIISVTSLVFILLLSLVL comes from the coding sequence GTGACCAGTCTCAGCGTCGAGACGCTGGCAGCGGACGCCGTCGAACCGATCACCTCGGCCGGCAACGCGCAGTTGGGCATCGCCGTCCTGGCGGGCATCGCCGTCATCGTCCTGCTCATCACCAAGCTCAAGATGCACGCGTTCCTCGCGCTCACCATCGGCTCGCTGGCGCTCGGTTCGTTCGCCGGCGCCGCGCCGGCGAAGACGATAGCCAGCTTCACCGCGGGCCTCGGCTCGACCGTCGCCGGCGTCGGCGTCCTCATCGCGCTCGGCGCGATCCTGGGCAAGCTGCTCGCCGACTCGGGCGGCGCCGACCAGATCGTGGACACGATCCTGGCGCGGACGGGCAAGCGGGCCATGCCGTGGGCGATGGTCCTCATCGCCTCGATCATCGGCCTGCCGCTGTTCTTCGAGGTCGGGATCGTCCTGCTGATCCCGGTGGTGCTGCTCGTCGCCAAGCGCGGCAACTACTCCCTGATGCGCATCGGCATCCCCGCCCTGGCCGGCCTGTCCGTGATGCACGGGCTCATCCCGCCGCACCCCGGCCCGCTGGTCGCGATCGACGCGCTCGACGCCAACCTCGGCGTCACGCTGGCCCTCGGCGTGGTGGTCGCGATCCCGACGGTGATCCTGGCCGGCCCGGTCTTCTCCCGCTACGCCGCCCGCTGGGTGGACATCCAGGCACCGGAGAAGATGATCCCGCAGCGTCCCTCCGAGGACCTGGACCGCCGGCCGGGCTTCGGCGCCACCCTGGCGACGATCCTGCTGCCCGTCGTCCTGATGCTGATCAAGGCACTTGTCGACATTGTGGTGGACGACCCCGAGCAGGGGCTCCAGAAGGTCACCGACGTCATCGGCTCGCCGCTGATCGCGCTGCTCGCGGCCGTGCTCGTCGGCATGTTCACGCTGGGCCGGGCCGCCGGGTTCACCCGGGCGCGGCTCTCCACCACGGTGGAGAAGTCCCTCGCCCCGATCGCCGGTGTGCTGCTCATCGTGGGCGCGGGCGGCGGCTTCAAGCAGACGCTGATCGACGCCGGGGTCGGCGAGATGATCCTCGACTTCTCGGAGAACTGGTCGATCCCCGCGCTGCTGCTGGGCTGGCTGATCGCCGTGGCGATCCGGCTCGCGACCGGTTCGGCGACCGTGGCGACCATCTCGGCGGCCGGTCTGGTCGCCCCGCTGGCGGCCGACATGTCGACCTCGCACGCGGCCCTGCTGGTCCTCGCCGTCGGTGCCGGCTCGCTCTTCTTCAGCCATGTCAACGACGCCGGTTTCTGGCTGGTGAAGGAGTACTTCGGCATGGACGTCGGCCAGACGGTGAAGACCTGGTCGGTGATGGAGACCATCATCTCCGTGACCTCGCTGGTCTTCATCCTGCTGCTGTCGCTGGTGCTGTAG
- a CDS encoding ASCH domain-containing protein, whose protein sequence is MENREALKPCLLAFPGPLRDQLVAAVLDGRKVSTSGLLLEYETENEELPPVGERSALIDSDGRETAVLEVTEVRVLRLADVDLQHALDEGEGYASVAEWRAGHERFWHSDEMREALGDPEFTVDDETMIVAERFRVVERLGL, encoded by the coding sequence ATGGAGAACCGCGAAGCGCTCAAGCCCTGCCTCCTCGCCTTCCCCGGGCCGCTGCGCGACCAGCTGGTCGCTGCGGTCCTGGACGGCCGGAAGGTGTCGACCTCGGGCCTGCTCCTGGAGTACGAGACCGAGAACGAGGAGCTGCCTCCGGTCGGTGAGCGCTCCGCCCTCATCGACTCGGACGGCCGGGAGACCGCGGTGCTCGAAGTAACCGAGGTCCGCGTGCTGCGGCTCGCCGACGTCGACCTCCAGCACGCGCTGGACGAGGGCGAGGGCTACGCGTCGGTCGCCGAGTGGCGGGCCGGCCACGAGCGCTTCTGGCACAGCGACGAGATGCGCGAGGCGCTCGGCGACCCGGAGTTCACGGTGGACGACGAGACCATGATCGTCGCCGAACGGTTCCGGGTCGTCGAACGCCTCGGCCTCTAG
- a CDS encoding FUSC family protein produces the protein MPGVAEPVINLVRRTTEPVAAQTLRSTGAAVIAYAVATATLSEPAPLTAPLTALLVVQVTLYATVNMSVKRVTAVIVGVLIASGFSSLVGLSWWSLGLTIFTALIIGRLVRVDEFVPEVAISAMLVLGVTSVTARTNMAWERVFETLIGAGVGLLFNLLFAPPVWVQTAGTSIDGLAREMGQMFRDLGSDLARPVTVPEAADRLHRARRLDHDIVEVDASLRQAEESLMLNPRVRQGLLHRVVLRTGLDTLEICAVVVRVLSRTLTDLAKDRVDEPLFPPEVAAHITELFEQMAGAIESFSLLITTPVAASAEEAEDRLTEALTTSRETRDRVADMLLAAVQEHPRKWQLHGALLAEVDRILDELDIEKRAERLGQELDRRSADLHERHPRLLTIRRRLGLVKQSVREGSESGAR, from the coding sequence ATGCCAGGAGTAGCCGAACCCGTCATCAACCTCGTCCGGCGCACCACCGAGCCCGTGGCGGCGCAGACCCTGCGCTCCACGGGCGCGGCGGTGATCGCCTATGCCGTGGCGACCGCGACGCTGAGCGAACCGGCGCCGCTGACCGCGCCGCTCACCGCCCTGCTCGTCGTCCAGGTGACCCTCTACGCCACCGTCAACATGTCGGTCAAACGTGTGACCGCTGTGATCGTCGGCGTCCTCATCGCGAGCGGCTTCAGCTCCCTGGTCGGCCTGTCCTGGTGGAGCCTGGGGCTGACCATCTTCACAGCGCTGATCATCGGCAGACTGGTCCGGGTCGACGAATTCGTTCCCGAGGTGGCGATCAGCGCCATGCTCGTCCTCGGCGTCACCTCGGTGACCGCGAGAACGAACATGGCGTGGGAGCGCGTGTTCGAGACGCTGATCGGCGCCGGCGTGGGCCTGCTGTTCAACCTGCTGTTCGCCCCGCCCGTCTGGGTGCAGACGGCCGGGACCTCCATCGACGGACTGGCCCGCGAGATGGGGCAGATGTTCCGCGACCTCGGCAGCGACCTCGCCCGCCCGGTCACCGTCCCGGAGGCGGCCGACCGGCTGCACCGGGCCCGCCGCCTCGACCACGACATCGTGGAGGTGGACGCCTCGCTGCGGCAGGCCGAGGAGAGCCTCATGCTCAACCCGAGGGTGCGGCAGGGGCTGCTGCACCGCGTGGTGCTGCGCACCGGTCTGGACACGCTGGAGATCTGCGCGGTCGTCGTCCGGGTGCTGTCCAGGACGCTGACCGACCTGGCCAAGGACCGGGTCGACGAACCGCTCTTCCCGCCCGAGGTCGCCGCCCACATCACGGAACTGTTCGAACAGATGGCGGGGGCCATCGAGAGCTTCTCGCTGCTCATCACCACCCCGGTGGCCGCCAGCGCGGAGGAGGCCGAGGACCGGCTCACCGAAGCGCTCACCACCAGCCGGGAGACCCGCGACCGGGTGGCCGACATGCTGCTGGCCGCGGTCCAGGAGCACCCCAGGAAGTGGCAGCTGCACGGGGCGCTGCTCGCCGAGGTGGACCGCATCCTGGACGAGCTGGACATCGAGAAGCGCGCCGAGCGCCTGGGTCAGGAACTCGACCGCCGCTCGGCCGACCTGCACGAACGCCATCCCCGGCTGCTCACGATCCGCCGCCGGCTGGGCCTGGTCAAGCAGTCGGTCCGGGAGGGGTCCGAGAGCGGCGCGCGGTGA
- a CDS encoding FAD-binding dehydrogenase yields MAYDADVIVIGAGLAGLVATAELVDAGRSVILLDQEPEQSLGGQAHWSFGGLFFVDSPEQRRLRIKDSRELALQDWMGTAGFDREEDHWPRKWAEAYVDFAAGEKRAWLRAQGLRLFPVVGWAERGGYDATGHGNSVPRFHITWGTGPGVVAPFERRVREGVAKGLVTFRFRHRVTGLARTGGAVDTVTGEVLEPSAAPRGTASGRESAGTFELRAQAVIVTSGGIGGNHDLVREQWPERLGTPPAKMLSGVPAHVDGLMLGIAEEAGAHHINRDRMWHYTEGIENWNPIWDKHAIRILPGPSSLWLDARGKRLPVPLFPGFDTLGTLEHIMRTGHEYTWFVLDRKIIGKEFALSGSEQNPDLTGKSIRDVIGRARADVPGPVQAFMDNGADFVVEKDLGALVRGMNALTGDGLIDEDELRREITARDREIANPFTKDLQVTAIRGARSYLGDRLIRTAAPHRILDPAAGPLIAVRLNILTRKSLGGLETDLSSRVLTADGTPLAGVYAAGEAAGFGGGGVHGYRSLEGTFLGGCIFSGRAAGRAAAKAVG; encoded by the coding sequence ATGGCGTACGACGCTGATGTGATCGTGATCGGGGCAGGGCTCGCGGGGCTCGTCGCCACCGCGGAACTCGTGGACGCGGGGCGTTCGGTCATCCTGCTCGACCAGGAGCCCGAGCAGTCGCTCGGCGGCCAGGCGCACTGGTCCTTCGGCGGCCTCTTCTTCGTTGACTCGCCCGAACAGCGCCGGCTGCGGATCAAGGACAGCCGGGAACTGGCCCTCCAGGACTGGATGGGCACGGCCGGTTTCGACCGCGAGGAGGACCACTGGCCGCGCAAGTGGGCCGAGGCGTACGTCGACTTCGCCGCCGGTGAGAAGCGTGCCTGGCTGCGCGCGCAGGGCCTGCGGCTCTTCCCCGTCGTCGGCTGGGCGGAACGCGGCGGCTACGACGCGACCGGCCACGGCAACTCCGTCCCCCGCTTCCACATCACCTGGGGCACCGGCCCCGGTGTCGTCGCCCCCTTCGAGCGCCGGGTGCGCGAGGGCGTCGCCAAGGGCCTCGTCACCTTCCGCTTCCGCCACCGCGTCACCGGCCTCGCCCGCACCGGGGGCGCCGTCGACACGGTGACCGGCGAGGTGCTGGAGCCGAGCGCCGCCCCGCGCGGGACCGCCAGCGGCCGGGAGAGCGCCGGCACCTTCGAGCTGCGGGCCCAAGCGGTGATCGTCACCTCCGGCGGCATCGGCGGCAACCACGACCTCGTACGCGAGCAGTGGCCCGAACGGCTCGGCACCCCGCCGGCCAAGATGCTCTCCGGGGTCCCCGCGCACGTCGACGGGCTGATGCTCGGCATCGCCGAGGAGGCGGGCGCCCACCACATCAACCGCGACCGGATGTGGCACTACACCGAGGGCATCGAGAACTGGAACCCGATCTGGGACAAGCACGCCATCCGCATCCTGCCCGGCCCCTCGTCGCTCTGGCTGGACGCGCGCGGCAAACGGCTGCCCGTCCCCCTCTTCCCCGGCTTCGACACGCTGGGCACCCTCGAACACATCATGCGCACCGGCCACGAGTACACCTGGTTCGTGCTGGACCGGAAGATCATCGGGAAGGAGTTCGCGCTCTCGGGCTCCGAGCAGAACCCCGACCTGACCGGCAAGTCGATCCGCGACGTGATCGGGCGGGCCCGCGCGGACGTGCCGGGCCCCGTCCAGGCGTTCATGGACAACGGCGCGGACTTCGTCGTGGAGAAGGACCTCGGCGCTCTCGTACGTGGCATGAACGCGCTCACCGGGGACGGACTCATCGACGAGGACGAACTGCGCCGCGAGATCACCGCCCGCGACCGGGAGATCGCCAACCCCTTCACCAAGGACCTCCAGGTCACCGCGATCCGCGGCGCCCGCAGCTACCTCGGCGACCGGCTGATCCGCACCGCGGCGCCGCACCGCATCCTCGACCCCGCGGCCGGTCCGCTGATCGCCGTACGGCTGAACATCCTGACCCGCAAGTCGCTCGGCGGCCTGGAGACGGACCTGTCCTCGCGCGTCCTGACCGCGGACGGCACCCCGCTCGCCGGGGTGTACGCGGCGGGGGAGGCGGCCGGCTTCGGCGGCGGCGGGGTGCACGGCTACCGCTCGCTGGAGGGCACCTTCCTCGGCGGCTGCATATTCTCCGGCCGGGCCGCGGGCCGCGCGGCCGCGAAGGCCGTCGGCTAG
- a CDS encoding DMT family transporter gives MSVLVLVLAVAAACCLGFGFVLQQAAAAHAPKRDYLTFRLLLDLMKVRSWLAGIGLMVCGMVLGALALGKGEVSLVEPLLATNLLFAMTLSRHRTGQRLGRQGWAGLWLLAGGVAAFLLAGEPRGGQAVSSPLRHWLVVGVVAGLALLLTAFAKRARSTASPALLAVAAGLLYGLQDALTRVSGQRLSDAGWAGLVTAWQPYAVIVLGVTGLLLVQSAFETGPLRMSLPALTAAQPLAGIACGIGFMGDRVRTDTGALAWQAVGLTAIVTGIVLLGLHPAMPEGPVGGRRSQSLQPR, from the coding sequence GTGTCGGTGCTGGTCCTCGTGCTCGCCGTGGCTGCCGCCTGCTGCCTGGGCTTCGGCTTCGTGCTCCAGCAGGCCGCCGCCGCCCACGCGCCCAAGCGCGACTATCTGACGTTCCGGCTGCTGCTCGACCTGATGAAGGTGCGCAGCTGGCTGGCCGGTATCGGTCTGATGGTCTGCGGCATGGTGCTGGGCGCCCTGGCTCTGGGCAAGGGCGAGGTCTCCCTCGTGGAACCGCTCCTGGCCACCAATCTGCTCTTCGCGATGACCCTGTCCCGGCACCGCACCGGCCAGCGGCTGGGCCGGCAGGGCTGGGCGGGGCTCTGGCTGCTGGCCGGCGGGGTCGCCGCGTTCCTGCTGGCGGGCGAGCCGAGGGGCGGCCAAGCGGTGTCCAGCCCCCTGCGGCACTGGCTGGTGGTGGGCGTGGTGGCGGGCCTGGCCCTGCTGCTCACCGCCTTCGCCAAGCGCGCCCGGTCCACCGCTTCCCCCGCGCTGCTCGCGGTGGCGGCCGGACTGCTCTACGGACTCCAGGACGCGCTGACCCGGGTCAGCGGGCAGCGCCTGTCGGACGCGGGCTGGGCCGGCCTGGTGACGGCCTGGCAGCCGTACGCGGTGATCGTGCTCGGGGTGACGGGGCTGCTGCTGGTGCAGAGCGCGTTCGAGACGGGCCCGCTGCGGATGTCGCTGCCCGCCCTGACGGCGGCCCAGCCGCTGGCCGGGATCGCCTGCGGGATCGGGTTCATGGGCGACCGGGTGCGGACCGACACGGGCGCGCTGGCCTGGCAGGCCGTGGGGCTCACGGCGATCGTGACCGGGATCGTGCTGCTGGGGCTGCATCCGGCGATGCCCGAGGGGCCGGTGGGCGGGCGCCGCTCGCAGAGCCTCCAGCCGCGCTGA
- a CDS encoding NUDIX domain-containing protein, protein MTPSDEILDIVDENDVVVGQAPRGEATARGLRHRCVFIEARDAEGRIFVHRRTATKLVFPSHYDMFVGGVVGAGESYDEAALREAEEELGVSGLPRPEPLFKFLYEGGRHTWWSSVYRVRCELPVRPQVEEVAWHTFLDDGELERRLDDWLWVPDGLDCYRRLRAFRDREVS, encoded by the coding sequence ATGACACCTTCTGACGAGATCCTGGACATCGTCGACGAGAACGACGTGGTCGTGGGGCAGGCCCCGCGCGGCGAGGCGACGGCCCGGGGGCTGCGCCACCGGTGCGTCTTCATCGAGGCCCGGGACGCCGAAGGCCGGATCTTCGTGCACCGCAGGACCGCCACCAAGCTGGTCTTCCCCTCCCACTACGACATGTTCGTCGGCGGGGTGGTCGGCGCCGGGGAGAGCTACGACGAGGCGGCACTGCGGGAGGCCGAGGAGGAGCTGGGTGTCTCGGGACTGCCCCGCCCGGAGCCGCTGTTCAAGTTCCTCTACGAGGGCGGCCGGCACACCTGGTGGTCGTCCGTCTACCGGGTCCGGTGCGAGCTGCCGGTGCGGCCGCAGGTCGAGGAGGTCGCCTGGCACACCTTCCTGGACGACGGGGAGCTGGAGCGGCGGCTCGACGACTGGCTGTGGGTACCGGACGGCCTCGACTGCTACCGGCGGCTGCGGGCGTTCCGGGACCGGGAGGTGTCCTGA
- a CDS encoding YidH family protein: MNEFVQSLRLWFAPQRIRDEGDTPDYRFSLANERTFLAWIRTALALIGGGFAVDQFLPGLSWGVRAGLALALLAAGVLCALRAVNHWVRCERAMRRGEDLPVSRFPTLLSLAVAVVAVAMVVVVLFGWESR; encoded by the coding sequence GTGAACGAATTCGTACAGAGTCTGCGGCTGTGGTTCGCACCGCAGCGCATCCGCGACGAGGGCGACACTCCCGACTACCGCTTCTCGCTCGCCAACGAGCGGACCTTCCTCGCCTGGATACGGACGGCTCTGGCGCTGATCGGCGGGGGCTTCGCGGTCGACCAGTTCCTGCCGGGGCTGTCCTGGGGGGTGCGCGCCGGCCTGGCGCTGGCCCTGCTGGCGGCCGGGGTGCTGTGTGCGCTGCGGGCCGTCAACCACTGGGTGCGGTGCGAGCGGGCGATGCGGCGCGGCGAGGATCTGCCGGTCTCCCGGTTCCCGACGCTGCTGAGCCTCGCGGTCGCGGTGGTGGCGGTGGCGATGGTGGTGGTGGTCCTCTTCGGCTGGGAGAGCCGGTGA